A genome region from Candidatus Beckwithbacteria bacterium includes the following:
- the rplU gene encoding 50S ribosomal protein L21, whose product MKYAVIKTGGQQLKVIEGETLTIAKLAGKPKEKISFKEVLLVVNDQKVSLGQPLVKGASVSAEIVNQKKDKKIRVVKFKAKSRYRRVRGHRQEITTVKIVKITL is encoded by the coding sequence ATGAAATACGCCGTTATTAAAACTGGTGGCCAGCAACTCAAAGTTATTGAAGGGGAAACCCTAACTATTGCCAAACTAGCCGGTAAACCCAAAGAGAAAATTAGTTTTAAAGAAGTTTTATTGGTGGTTAATGATCAGAAAGTCAGTTTAGGCCAGCCGTTAGTCAAAGGCGCTTCTGTTTCTGCCGAGATTGTCAATCAGAAAAAAGACAAAAAAATCCGCGTCGTCAAGTTTAAAGCTAAATCCCGCTATCGCCGCGTCCGCGGCCACCGCCAGGAAATCACCACTGTGAAAATTGTGAAAATAACGCTATAA
- a CDS encoding DegV family EDD domain-containing protein, with translation MSVEIVSDTGCGYNATDPEITELGIHLLPIHTKFFIDGQTVVKADGELTPEEFLALMAKSTKQLPETDGSVLGPALELYPRLADSTQQILSIHISSVLSAVYGSASVAAGEVMEKKPGLTIGLIDSKRVSLTQFLLVELAAKLAKAGASLAEIQEAVILAIPKTGLIVGLEKIDNLVRLGRAPKGLDKIAKWADAHILLGMSGESGELKRMGFVRGLSNIPQRLTDEVASACEKPGIAGLAIIHTGVPNMAGDLAGFLQEIYSGKILIKDITGTGVSIHSAQGAVGVAFMTN, from the coding sequence ATGAGCGTAGAAATTGTTTCAGATACTGGCTGCGGGTATAACGCCACTGATCCGGAAATCACCGAGCTAGGGATCCATCTTTTACCGATACATACTAAATTTTTTATTGATGGTCAAACTGTAGTTAAAGCCGACGGTGAATTAACTCCGGAGGAATTTCTGGCTTTAATGGCAAAATCAACCAAACAGTTACCTGAGACTGACGGTTCGGTTTTAGGTCCTGCTTTAGAACTTTATCCTCGTTTGGCAGATTCAACTCAACAAATTCTTTCAATCCATATCAGTTCCGTACTCTCCGCTGTTTATGGTTCAGCCTCAGTTGCCGCTGGGGAGGTGATGGAAAAAAAGCCGGGGTTAACCATCGGCTTGATCGATTCGAAACGGGTTTCTTTGACTCAGTTTTTGTTAGTTGAACTAGCCGCAAAGTTGGCTAAAGCCGGAGCCTCGCTTGCCGAAATCCAGGAAGCGGTTATTCTGGCTATCCCTAAAACAGGATTAATAGTCGGTTTAGAAAAAATCGATAATTTGGTTAGGCTCGGCCGGGCGCCAAAAGGATTAGACAAAATTGCCAAGTGGGCAGATGCTCATATCCTTTTAGGCATGTCCGGTGAAAGCGGGGAATTAAAGAGAATGGGGTTTGTTCGAGGATTATCCAATATTCCTCAAAGGCTAACCGATGAGGTGGCGTCGGCCTGTGAAAAGCCCGGAATTGCCGGGTTAGCGATCATTCATACCGGCGTTCCCAATATGGCTGGAGATTTAGCCGGATTTCTTCAAGAAATTTATTCCGGGAAAATTCTTATTAAAGACATTACCGGAACTGGAGTTAGTATTCACTCGGCTCAGGGGGCAGTTGGGGTTGCCTTCATGACCAACTGA
- a CDS encoding ParB/RepB/Spo0J family partition protein, with protein MVKQDIIELDIVELQANPLQPRGMITPDSLMDLVDSIREHGILEPLIVAHTPAGYQIIAGERRWRAAKLAGLTHLPAIVKETSPQGMLEMALVENVQRTDLNAIDRAKAFERLMEEFDLSNAEIAKRIGKSPAYISNTLRLLSLPDALKDGLISGLITEGHARALASIDNKQAMIDAYKIILKESGSVRRAEDLSRRMKDKTGQKVTAPSSRPAHIVSEALDKMAEELTQKLGSNAKVKLIRTQRETRLSLVLKGSLADTESLLQKIFKAITKS; from the coding sequence ATGGTAAAACAGGACATTATCGAGCTGGACATTGTTGAACTTCAGGCTAATCCTTTACAGCCCCGGGGAATGATCACCCCGGATTCTTTGATGGACTTGGTTGACTCTATCCGCGAACACGGTATTCTCGAGCCGTTAATTGTCGCCCACACGCCTGCCGGTTACCAGATCATTGCCGGCGAACGCCGTTGGCGGGCCGCCAAATTAGCCGGTTTGACCCATCTTCCGGCGATTGTTAAAGAGACTTCGCCCCAGGGCATGCTGGAAATGGCCTTGGTGGAAAATGTCCAGCGGACTGATCTTAACGCCATTGACCGGGCCAAAGCCTTTGAACGCTTGATGGAGGAATTTGATTTAAGCAATGCCGAAATTGCCAAACGCATCGGCAAGAGTCCGGCTTATATTTCTAACACTTTAAGATTATTAAGTTTGCCTGACGCCTTGAAAGACGGTTTGATTTCCGGCCTGATTACCGAAGGTCATGCCCGTGCCCTGGCTTCGATTGATAACAAACAGGCCATGATTGATGCCTATAAAATTATTTTAAAAGAATCCGGTTCGGTCCGCCGCGCTGAAGATTTATCCCGCCGGATGAAAGACAAAACCGGTCAAAAAGTGACCGCCCCGTCCTCCAGGCCGGCCCATATTGTCAGCGAGGCTCTCGACAAAATGGCGGAAGAGTTAACGCAAAAACTGGGCTCCAACGCCAAAGTTAAATTAATCCGCACCCAGCGGGAAACCCGTCTGTCCCTGGTTTTAAAAGGCAGTCTTGCCGATACAGAAAGTTTGCTGCAAAAGATTTTTAAAGCGATTACTAAAAGTTAA
- the lepB gene encoding signal peptidase I, whose protein sequence is MENDSILRRLWLWFLDFIETIVIALAIFVVMYRFLFQPHQVKGSSMYDNFHDGEYLLTDKISYRFTPPQRDDVIVFKAPQNEDYDYIKRIIGLPGDRVKIKQGRVYVNEQILDESGYLDKSIMTQPGYFTQEGQTLTVPEGNYFVMGDNRSNSSDSRDWGFVPTANIVGKAWVRYWPINNFGVIKKYPKF, encoded by the coding sequence ATGGAAAATGATTCGATTTTAAGACGTCTGTGGCTGTGGTTTTTGGATTTTATCGAGACAATCGTGATTGCCCTGGCGATTTTTGTGGTGATGTACCGGTTTTTATTCCAGCCCCACCAAGTGAAGGGCAGTTCCATGTATGACAATTTTCACGACGGGGAATATCTGTTAACGGACAAGATAAGCTACCGCTTTACCCCGCCCCAGCGTGATGACGTGATTGTGTTTAAAGCGCCGCAAAACGAAGATTATGACTATATTAAAAGAATCATCGGTCTGCCGGGAGACAGGGTAAAAATCAAGCAAGGTCGTGTCTATGTCAACGAGCAAATTTTAGATGAGTCCGGTTATTTAGACAAAAGCATTATGACTCAGCCCGGCTATTTTACCCAAGAAGGACAAACGCTAACCGTGCCGGAAGGAAACTATTTTGTGATGGGTGACAACCGAAGTAATTCTTCTGATTCCCGCGACTGGGGTTTCGTGCCAACCGCAAATATTGTCGGCAAAGCCTGGGTAAGATATTGGCCGATTAACAACTTTGGAGTAATTAAAAAGTACCCGAAGTTTTAA
- a CDS encoding transaldolase, which produces MTTKIFLDSGDPKETKTTLEFLGALDGQTTNPSLIAKNPEALGKKFTTKEVYDFYKKVVTEISQLIPQGSVSVEVYADKSTTVEQMIKQAQEMNSWIPNAHIKLPIIEKGLKAAEILVKQDIRVNMTLCFSQQQAAAVYAATKGAKKGDVFVSPFIGRLDDKGINGMDLIKNCVEMFKLSDGHVEVLAASIRNLYHHQACLDCQTDIITSPLVILRQWQEKLPTPKAAANLSAIKYESFDLNKPWTEFNIQHELTDVGMEKFCTDWQGIIK; this is translated from the coding sequence ATGACCACAAAGATTTTTTTGGACAGCGGGGACCCGAAAGAAACAAAAACAACTTTGGAATTTTTAGGGGCTTTAGATGGCCAGACGACTAACCCGTCTTTAATTGCTAAGAATCCGGAAGCCCTAGGCAAAAAATTTACCACCAAAGAAGTGTATGATTTTTATAAAAAGGTGGTGACGGAAATTTCCCAATTAATCCCCCAAGGCTCGGTGTCGGTGGAAGTGTATGCGGATAAAAGCACAACGGTTGAACAAATGATCAAACAGGCGCAGGAAATGAACAGCTGGATTCCCAACGCCCATATTAAATTGCCGATTATCGAGAAGGGCTTAAAGGCGGCGGAAATTTTGGTCAAGCAAGACATCCGAGTGAATATGACCTTGTGTTTTAGCCAGCAGCAGGCGGCGGCAGTGTACGCGGCGACCAAAGGCGCGAAAAAAGGCGACGTGTTTGTGTCGCCGTTTATCGGACGGCTGGATGATAAAGGCATTAACGGGATGGATTTAATTAAAAATTGCGTCGAGATGTTTAAATTAAGCGATGGGCATGTGGAAGTGCTAGCGGCCAGCATCCGGAATTTATACCACCATCAGGCCTGTCTGGACTGCCAGACGGATATTATTACCTCTCCCCTAGTGATTTTGAGGCAGTGGCAGGAAAAGCTACCAACGCCAAAAGCAGCGGCTAATTTATCGGCAATAAAATACGAAAGTTTTGATTTAAATAAACCCTGGACAGAGTTTAATATCCAGCACGAATTGACGGACGTAGGCATGGAGAAGTTCTGCACGGACTGGCAAGGGATTATCAAGTAA
- the rpmA gene encoding 50S ribosomal protein L27, with protein sequence MSKKKAAGATRQHHARPGKRLGVKRFGGQQVTTGMILVRQKGTKVHPGKNVGMGRDFTLFALKDGVVKFLKHQGRQLVSVLTK encoded by the coding sequence ATGAGTAAGAAAAAAGCCGCCGGCGCTACCCGCCAACACCATGCCCGTCCCGGAAAAAGATTAGGCGTGAAAAGATTTGGCGGCCAACAAGTTACCACCGGTATGATTCTGGTCAGACAGAAAGGCACCAAGGTTCATCCCGGTAAAAACGTCGGTATGGGCCGCGATTTTACTTTATTTGCCTTAAAAGACGGCGTGGTTAAATTTTTGAAGCATCAAGGTCGTCAATTAGTGAGCGTTTTAACCAAATAA